The Thermoleophilia bacterium genomic sequence CGCGCATGGCCGCCGACGCCGGGGTCGGCATCGTGCTGAACACCGACGCCCATGGCACCGAGACGCTCGCCTACATGGAGTACGCGATCGCCACCGCCCGCCGCGCCTGGCTGGGACCGGACCAGATCCTCAACACCGGCGAGTGGTGGAAGGACTCCGACGAATGAAGTGACCCGGATCGAGGCCATCTCATGGCCCTGAATCCGGTCACTTCATTCAGTTGACTCTCAGAAGGCCCGGAAGCCCGGGGTCCGGACCAGCTTCACCGGCTTGAATGGCGAGCCGGGCTCGACCAGGAAGCGCACGCCGTCGCGCTGCTCGATTGCCAGCACCGCGCTCTCGCGGTTCCGCCAGGCGAGGGCCACCAGGAGGGCGAAGCCGCTGCCGATCACCGCGATCTCCGGGAAGGGGATGCCGAGTCCGCCGGCCGTGGCGACGGCGGCGAGGATCGGCCAGAGCCGGCCCCAGGCGATCCGCCCCGGCTCCTCCAGAGGAGCCTGCTTGCCGCCGGCAGTGACCGACCTCGAATTGGCCAGGACCTCGCGCATCGACACGGCGGTCTTCTTCGACTCGCCCATCGAGAGGCCGATCCAGGCGGCGGTGATCCACCAGACCGCGCCGACGATCAGGATCGTCGAGTTGTAGTCGCGCTGGGCGCCGATCACGGCGATCGCCGCCAGTGCGGTCGCGCCGCCGGCAGAGAGAAAGATGGTTGAGCGCAGTAGCTCGGCGAAAGGCATTCAGCCCGCCAGGGCGGCCAGGTCCTCGATCATGTCGATCCACTCTTCGGGTCCGCCGACCACGAAGTCGGCGATCTCGATCAGCTCCGGCGGGCCTTCGTCGGAGTCGACCGCAACGATGAAGAGGTTCTTGATCTCGCCGTCGGCCTTCATCCGCTGCAGTCGGCGCACCGCGTCGAGGTCGGTCCGGTCGTCCCCGGCAAAGACCATGTTCTCGATCTTCCAGCCGGTGATCATCTCGGACGCCGCCCCGGCCTTGCCTTCCATGTCGGGCGGGCGCAGCTCCATGACCTTGCGGCCCCAGTGGGTGTCGAGCCCGGCACTCTCGGCGTGATCCGCGATCTCCCGCACGAACTTCTCGGTCCGCTCCCCGGCGCCGCGCCAGTGAAGCGCCTGGATCGGGCCCTTGTCCTCGAGCCGGATCTTGGCCGCGACCCAGAAGGGGTTGTCGTGTTCGGCCACAAAGCGCTTTGCGTGATCGGCCTCATCGCCTTCGAGCATCAGGCGGGGATCGTCGTGGCCGGGACTGAGCAGTTCGAGCCCGTGGTTACCGAAGTAGACGACGTTGTCGGCGCCGACCATCCTGCGCGCGGTCAGCGCGGGCCGGCCGGAGATGCAGGCGACCATGGCCAGCTTGTGGCTCAGAGCCTCGAGTGTCCTGCGGGCCCGGTCGGGGACCTTCGCTTTTTCGGGGCGATCGACGATGCGGCAGAGCGTTCCGTCGATATCGGTCGTCAACGCCGACACCTTGGGTTCGTCGAGAAGGAATGCGAGGGGGGAGTCTGAGCTGCTCATGGTCGTATTATCGCCGGGATGGATTCCCGCCGGATATGGAGCTTAGCTGCGGTGGGCACCGTTGCCGGTGCCTTCAGTGGCCTGTTCGGTGTCGGGGGTGGAACGGTGATCGTTCCGATGCTGATCGCGTTCTACGCGTACGGCGAGCGCATGGCCACCGGAACCAGCCTCGCGGCGATCATCGTGATCGCCCTGCTGGCCGCCGGGATGCAGGGCGGGATCTACGGGAACGTCGACGTCGAGACCGGCCTGATCCTGGTCGGGCCGGCGATCGTCGGTGTCATCGTCGGCACCGCCGTCCAACAGCGCATCCCGGAAAAAGCCGTCTCCTTCCTCTTTGCCCTGCTCCTGATCGGCGTTGCTATCTACATGCTGGTGCCCTGATGGATCTCGCGATCGCCGCAATCCTCTGCTGTATCGGTGGGATCGTTGCCGGCCTGATCGGGGTCGGTGGCGGCATCATCTTCGTGCCGGCGATGACCATCGTCCTCTCCAAGGGCCAGGTCGAGGCCGAGTCGACCTCACTGCTGATGATCGCCCTGGTCTCGGTGATCGGGACCTGGCGCCAGCGGAGCTACGGCAACGTCAACTTCAAGGACGCCGCGGTGATCGGCCTGCTTTCCCCGGTCGGCGTGCTGGTCGGGGTCGTGGTCGCCAACGCCGTGCCCGAAAGGGCGCTGAAGATCGGCTTCGCGATACTGGCCCTCTACATGGCCTGGCGCCTGCTGAAACGCGTCTTCAAAGCCGAGGACCCGCCACCGCCGCTGGACACGGCCGCACCCGGCCCGGGCGCGACGGGACCGTGAAGACCGGGATCCGCCCGCGGGGTGGCCCCTTCATCCCGGTCAGCGAGATCCTGCTGCGGGCCTCCCGCTCGTCCGGTCCTGGCGGCCAGCACGCCAACGTCACGGCATCGAGGATCGAAGCGGTCTTCGACGTCGCCGCCTCGCTCGTGCTCAGCCCTGCCCAGAAAGCGAGGATCGAGCGGAAGATCGGTTCTCCGGTCACCGCGATCGCCCAGGACGCGCGCTCCCAGGCACGCAACCGCGACCTGGCGCTGGAGCGGCTCGAGGAAAAGCTCGGCCGGGCCCTCGAAGTGCCGAAGGCGAGACGCCCCACGAGACCTTCCCGCAATTCCCGCAATAAACGTCTCACTTCCAAGAAAGCGCGATCACAGCTGAAGAAAGACCGCCGCCGACCGGGTCCGGAAGAGCACTGACGTCAGATTCACCCGGTTCCGTCTGACCCTTGATCCATCCTGAAGGTTGAACTTGGAAATACGAACGCTGTAGCGCCGGGGCGTCCTGGTGTCGGAAGGTAGATGAATTGATGATCGTTGTTGGATTAGCCATAGGAGTACTACTGGGAGCGCTCGCCGTCTACGCGTACCTGTCACGCAGTCACGCCGATGACACCGCCGAGCTGAAGTCCGCGCGGACGGAGGTCAAGACGATCGAGATCCAGCTCGAGACCCAGGCCGACAGCTACGAGCGCCAGCTGGAGTCTCTGCGGACAGACGAAAAGCGCATGTCAGATGCGATGACAGCGATCTCCAACGACGTCCTTCAGAAGACCTCCAAACAACTTGCGTCGGACCTGACAGAACGACGGAAGCTGGAGCAGGAGCAATCAAGAAACGAGCTCGAAAAACGAACCACTGAGATCAAGACGGCGGTCACACCGGTGACGGAGAAACTCTCCGAGATGCAGAAGAAGGTCGAGGAACTCGAGAAGGAGCGCGCGAAGGCTCACACCGAACTTGGTCAGCAGATCAATTTCCTGAAAGAAGGCGTAGGCGACCTGGCAGACCAGGCTGGTGGGCTCACCGCCGCTCTCAGAAAGCCTGCGGGAAGGGGCTCCTGGGGAGAACTTCAGCTTCGCAACGTCATTGAGATGTCCGGCATGCTCGAGCACTGCGACTTCGAGACCCAGGTCACGGTTCACGACGACGGTTCCCGCCTTCGTCCCGACGTCGTAATCAACATGCCAGGTGGGCGCAACGTAGTGGTCGACGCCAAGGTCCCAATGGAGGCTTTCCTTCAGGCCCAGGAAGAGGCGGATGACGATACCCGGGACGCCTTTTACGCCAAGCATGCTCAGCAGGTGCGAAATCA encodes the following:
- the otsB gene encoding trehalose-phosphatase, giving the protein MSSSDSPLAFLLDEPKVSALTTDIDGTLCRIVDRPEKAKVPDRARRTLEALSHKLAMVACISGRPALTARRMVGADNVVYFGNHGLELLSPGHDDPRLMLEGDEADHAKRFVAEHDNPFWVAAKIRLEDKGPIQALHWRGAGERTEKFVREIADHAESAGLDTHWGRKVMELRPPDMEGKAGAASEMITGWKIENMVFAGDDRTDLDAVRRLQRMKADGEIKNLFIVAVDSDEGPPELIEIADFVVGGPEEWIDMIEDLAALAG
- the arfB gene encoding aminoacyl-tRNA hydrolase; this translates as MRPRGGPFIPVSEILLRASRSSGPGGQHANVTASRIEAVFDVAASLVLSPAQKARIERKIGSPVTAIAQDARSQARNRDLALERLEEKLGRALEVPKARRPTRPSRNSRNKRLTSKKARSQLKKDRRRPGPEEH
- a CDS encoding sulfite exporter TauE/SafE family protein, whose amino-acid sequence is MDLAIAAILCCIGGIVAGLIGVGGGIIFVPAMTIVLSKGQVEAESTSLLMIALVSVIGTWRQRSYGNVNFKDAAVIGLLSPVGVLVGVVVANAVPERALKIGFAILALYMAWRLLKRVFKAEDPPPPLDTAAPGPGATGP
- a CDS encoding sulfite exporter TauE/SafE family protein, whose product is MGTVAGAFSGLFGVGGGTVIVPMLIAFYAYGERMATGTSLAAIIVIALLAAGMQGGIYGNVDVETGLILVGPAIVGVIVGTAVQQRIPEKAVSFLFALLLIGVAIYMLVP
- the rmuC gene encoding DNA recombination protein RmuC; the encoded protein is MIVVGLAIGVLLGALAVYAYLSRSHADDTAELKSARTEVKTIEIQLETQADSYERQLESLRTDEKRMSDAMTAISNDVLQKTSKQLASDLTERRKLEQEQSRNELEKRTTEIKTAVTPVTEKLSEMQKKVEELEKERAKAHTELGQQINFLKEGVGDLADQAGGLTAALRKPAGRGSWGELQLRNVIEMSGMLEHCDFETQVTVHDDGSRLRPDVVINMPGGRNVVVDAKVPMEAFLQAQEEADDDTRDAFYAKHAQQVRNHVSALRKKDYQAQFDQSPDLVIMFVPSEGIYHSALAQDSTLLQYGLSEKVLIATPTTLIGILQAINYGWGQDQIARSAQEIADAGRELHKRIATFAEPLAKVGKSLDSAAANYNKAIGSYERMVVPQLRKIEAAGAKSAKEIEPTVSVDTTTREITVEATEVEDESVTEIPIIGEKRNRDAA